In Natronoarchaeum philippinense, a single window of DNA contains:
- a CDS encoding class I SAM-dependent methyltransferase — MPPSNGGSGAAQSFYGRWAALYDALARYTPGIGSLRERAAAALELDRGDTVVEMGCGTGANLPYLREQVGAEGTVVGIDFTRPVLDRARKSVAEYDNVHVVRGDATQPPIDAADSASDLQAADAADPSPNLQAIDGVLATFVVGMLDDPAAAVDDWCNLVGPGGNVVLVDAASSDHRSAPIVNAAFRALVVLSTPPTTRLRYDRDPQATLDQRVEAARDALRERSGATAHETHALGVVRLTGGRID; from the coding sequence GGCAGCGGCGCCGCTCAGTCGTTTTACGGCCGATGGGCCGCGCTGTACGACGCCCTCGCTCGGTACACTCCCGGAATCGGGTCGCTCCGCGAGCGGGCGGCCGCGGCGCTGGAACTCGACCGGGGCGACACCGTCGTCGAGATGGGTTGTGGAACGGGCGCGAACCTGCCGTATCTCCGCGAGCAAGTCGGCGCCGAAGGAACCGTCGTCGGAATCGACTTCACGCGTCCTGTCCTCGATCGGGCGCGCAAGTCCGTCGCCGAGTACGACAACGTCCACGTCGTCCGCGGGGACGCGACCCAACCGCCGATCGACGCCGCTGATTCCGCGTCGGACCTCCAAGCGGCCGACGCCGCCGATCCCTCGCCGAACCTCCAAGCGATCGACGGCGTTCTGGCGACGTTCGTCGTCGGCATGCTCGACGACCCCGCCGCCGCGGTCGATGACTGGTGCAACTTGGTCGGTCCCGGCGGGAACGTCGTGCTCGTCGACGCGGCCAGCAGCGACCACCGATCCGCGCCAATCGTCAACGCCGCGTTTCGCGCCCTCGTCGTCCTCTCGACGCCGCCGACGACGCGGCTTCGCTACGACCGGGACCCGCAAGCGACGCTCGATCAGCGTGTCGAGGCTGCCCGCGACGCGCTACGAGAGCGTTCGGGCGCGACGGCCCACGAGACGCACGCACTCGGCGTCGTCAGGCTGACCGGCGGTCGGATTGATTAA
- a CDS encoding LLM class flavin-dependent oxidoreductase, giving the protein MDLSVVDLSPVPDGGTATEAYQNTVEAAQQAERLGYTRFWVAEHHGMASRLAGTTPEVLLGNLAAETDEIRLGSGAVLLNHYSPFKVAEQFGALDGLAPGRIDAGLGRANGSPASDRALGTERHVENPDEDHAEKVESVINHLYDDFPEEHPYSDLSVPRSGAEPPEPWVLGSSTSSAAIAGELGLPFCFAAFIRPQFATHAFEEYRDRFQSSELAGGVDEPAGMVAVNAVAAETDEEAARRRAVAEASFKRMQRGVVGSTPTVEEAIDELGGVPEPTPATLDDDEWPRAISGSPETLAGLLDQLADRVGVDEVMIQHVLADHEDALRSHELIAEGVGVDPR; this is encoded by the coding sequence ATGGACCTTTCTGTCGTCGACCTCTCTCCGGTCCCCGACGGCGGCACCGCGACCGAGGCGTACCAGAACACCGTCGAAGCCGCCCAGCAGGCCGAGCGACTCGGCTACACGCGATTCTGGGTCGCCGAGCATCACGGGATGGCCAGCCGGCTCGCCGGCACGACGCCCGAAGTGCTGCTCGGTAACCTCGCGGCCGAGACCGACGAAATTCGACTGGGATCTGGTGCCGTGCTGCTCAACCACTACAGCCCGTTCAAGGTCGCAGAGCAGTTCGGCGCGCTGGACGGTCTCGCGCCGGGACGCATCGACGCCGGACTCGGGCGAGCGAACGGCTCGCCGGCCTCGGACCGCGCGCTGGGAACCGAGCGCCACGTCGAGAATCCCGACGAGGATCACGCCGAGAAGGTCGAATCGGTCATCAATCATCTGTACGACGATTTCCCCGAGGAACACCCCTACAGCGACCTGTCGGTCCCCCGTTCCGGCGCCGAGCCGCCCGAGCCGTGGGTGCTCGGATCGAGCACGTCGAGCGCGGCCATCGCGGGCGAACTCGGGCTGCCGTTCTGTTTCGCGGCGTTCATCCGTCCGCAGTTCGCCACCCACGCCTTCGAGGAGTACCGCGACCGGTTCCAGTCGTCGGAGCTGGCTGGCGGCGTCGACGAGCCGGCTGGCATGGTCGCGGTGAATGCAGTTGCCGCCGAGACCGATGAGGAAGCCGCCCGGCGCCGGGCGGTCGCCGAAGCGTCGTTCAAGCGCATGCAACGCGGCGTCGTCGGCTCGACGCCGACCGTCGAGGAGGCGATCGACGAACTCGGCGGCGTCCCCGAGCCGACGCCCGCGACGCTCGACGACGACGAGTGGCCGCGCGCGATCTCGGGCAGCCCGGAGACGCTGGCCGGCCTCCTCGACCAACTCGCAGACCGCGTCGGCGTCGACGAAGTGATGATCCAGCACGTCCTCGCCGACCACGAGGACGCGCTGCGCTCGCACGAACTCATCGCCGAGGGCGTCGGCGTCGATCCGCGGTGA